A window from Bubalus kerabau isolate K-KA32 ecotype Philippines breed swamp buffalo chromosome 5, PCC_UOA_SB_1v2, whole genome shotgun sequence encodes these proteins:
- the FAM89B gene encoding leucine repeat adapter protein 25 isoform X2: MNGLPSAEAPSGAGCALAGLPPLPRGLSGLLNASGGSWRELERVYSQRSRIHDELSRAARVPDGPRQATGAANAGTAAGPPGSRRPVNLDSALAALRKEMIRVTDLPKDSKLSTETCAWEDWLGRRGGWHCNPSPLSVFCRWACGSWTCPCCASCGACMSRSRTISTCAKT; the protein is encoded by the exons ATGAATGGGCTGCCCTCTGCCGAGGCGCCGAGCGGCGCGGGCTGCGCCCTGGCTGGTCTCCCGCCGTTACCGCGCGGCCTCAGCGGTCTTCTCAACGCGAGCGGGGGCTCGTGGAGGGAGCTAGAGCGCGTCTACAGTCAGCGCAGCCGCATCCACGATGAGCTGAGCCGAGCCGCCCGCGTCCCGGACGGGCCCCGCCAAGCCACCGGCGCCGCCAACGCGGGAACTGCTGCGGGTCCTCCTGGCTCGCGTCGCCCTGTCAACCTCGACTCGGCGCTAGCGGCGCTGCGCAAGGAAATG ATAAGGGTTACTGACTTGCCTAAAGATTCAAAGCTGTCCACAGAAACCTGTGCTTGGGAAGATTGGCTTGGGCGGAGGGGTGGCTGGCACTGCAACCCCAGCCCACTTTCAGTCTTTTGCAGGTGGGCCTGCGGCAGCTGGACATGTCCCTGCTGTGCCAGCTGTGGGGCCTGTATGAGTCGATCCAGGACTATAAGCACCTGTGCCAAGACTTGA
- the FAM89B gene encoding leucine repeat adapter protein 25 isoform X1, whose product MNGLPSAEAPSGAGCALAGLPPLPRGLSGLLNASGGSWRELERVYSQRSRIHDELSRAARVPDGPRQATGAANAGTAAGPPGSRRPVNLDSALAALRKEMVGLRQLDMSLLCQLWGLYESIQDYKHLCQDLSLCQDLSSSLHSDSSYPPDAGLSDDEEPPDASLPPDPPPLTVPQTHNVRDQWLQDAFHISL is encoded by the exons ATGAATGGGCTGCCCTCTGCCGAGGCGCCGAGCGGCGCGGGCTGCGCCCTGGCTGGTCTCCCGCCGTTACCGCGCGGCCTCAGCGGTCTTCTCAACGCGAGCGGGGGCTCGTGGAGGGAGCTAGAGCGCGTCTACAGTCAGCGCAGCCGCATCCACGATGAGCTGAGCCGAGCCGCCCGCGTCCCGGACGGGCCCCGCCAAGCCACCGGCGCCGCCAACGCGGGAACTGCTGCGGGTCCTCCTGGCTCGCGTCGCCCTGTCAACCTCGACTCGGCGCTAGCGGCGCTGCGCAAGGAAATG GTGGGCCTGCGGCAGCTGGACATGTCCCTGCTGTGCCAGCTGTGGGGCCTGTATGAGTCGATCCAGGACTATAAGCACCTGTGCCAAGACTTGAGCCTGTGCCAGGACCTGTCGTCCTCCCTGCACTCAGACAGCTCCTACCCACCCGACGCTGGCCTGTCTGATGACGAGGAGCCTCCAGATGCTAGCCTGCCCCCAGACCCGCCACCCCTCACTGTGCCCCAGACACACAATGTCCGGGACCAGTGGCTGCAGGATGCCTTCCACATCAGCCTCTGA
- the ZNRD2 gene encoding protein ZNRD2, whose protein sequence is MALNGAEVDDFSWEPPTEAETKVLQARRERQDRISRLMGDYLLRGYRMLGETCADCGTILLQDKQRKIYCVACQELDSDVDKDNPALNAQAALSQAREHQLASASEPPLSSRPAPQPPVPRPEHCEGAAAGLKAVQGPPPPAVLPNADVVACTQEALLQKLTWASAELGSSTSLETSIQLCSLIRACAEALRSLQQLQH, encoded by the exons ATGGCCCTAAACGGCGCTG AAGTTGACGACTTCTCCTGGGAGCCCCCGACCGAAGCGGAGACGAAGGTGCTGCAAGCGCGGCGGGAGCGACAGGATCGCATTTCCCGGCTCATGGGCGACTACCTGCTTCGTGGTTACCGCATGCTGGGCGAGACCTGCGCTGACTGCGGG ACGATCCTACTCCAAGACAAACAGCGGAAAATCTACTGCGTGGCTTGTCAGGAGCTCGACTCAGACGTGGATAAAGATAACCCGG CTCTGAATGCGCAGGCTGCCCTCTCCCAAGCTCGGGAGCACCAGCTGGCCTCTGCCTCGGAGCCCCCCTTGAGCTCTCGGCCTGCCCCTCAGCCCCCAGTACCCCGTCCGGAACACTGTGAGGGAGCTGCGGCAGGGCTTAAGGCAGTCCAGGGGCCACCCCCTCCTGCTGTGCTTCCAAATGCAGATGTGGTGGCCTGCACACAGGAGGCTCTCCTGCAGAAGCTGACCTGGGCCTCAGCTGAGCTGGGCTCTAGCACCTCCCTGGAGACTAGCATCCAGCTGTGTAGCCTTATCCGGGCGTGTGCTGAAGCCCTGCGTAGTCTGCAGCAGCTGCAACACTAA